The genomic DNA ACAGGTGATTCAGGAACGGAAGGAAGCCCTTCTCAGAAAAAAAAGAAACTAGCCTCCGGGCCAGTTTCTTTTTTTCATTCATTCATTTCTCCTTCGCACCTTTCAAAAAAGGAAGCGGTTTCTTCGTTGGGTTTGACGTCGAGCTCAGAGTACATGTCCTTCAGATGTTTCACCATCGCCTTCCCGATCCCTTCATGACGATGCGACGGGTTCACGGAGATGTGATGGATTTCCAAGGCACCTTCTTCTTTCTGCACCCCGATCAGGCCGACTATGTCTTCTTCTTTCCATAAAAAAAGCTGCCAATTATCATCCGTTTCATACTGCTTCATCGTTTGCTGAAGCTTCTTCAGGTCCTTTTCACTTGGCATGAAAGATAATAATCCCATTGCGATCTTTTCAAAAGCCTTTTTATATCGGATTAACATATTTACCCCTCGTTACGTTTATGTCCAGATGCTTTTACCATGGACAAAACTATAATTTTAATAAGCGAATGTTTTACTATCTTACTAAAACTGTTCTTTTTTATCAACTACCGTTTAGTTTCCCGCCAGGAAGAGCCAATAAACCACTCCCCACGCTAAACCCACTGCCAAAAGAAGGAAAAATAAACGCGTATTGCTTTTCGACATTGCGTACCCCCTGATTCAACACCCGTTCTTCGGACGGATCTGGTAGACTCTCACTCTATTAAGTATAACAGGTCATGGTAATATCCGGCACCTTTCAGTCCGGATATTTCCATGATTGTCACATTCAATCGAGCGGGAGGTCAAGGGAGAGGAGATCCTCATAGGATTCCCGTTTCACCACGAGGCGATCCTTCCCTTCTTCCACGAAGACGACGGGTGGACGAGGGATACGATTATAGTTATTCGCCATGGAGTACCCGTATGCGCCTGTGCAGAAGACAGCCAGGAGGTCACCAGGTGCTGCAACCGGTAACGGAAGATCCCAGATCAGCATGTCACCCGATTCACAGCATTTCCCTGCAATGGACACGGTTTCTTCCACAGGTGCCCCTGCTTTATTGGCAAGGACCGCCTCATATTTTGCGCGGTACAGAGCCGGACGGATATTATCACTCATCCCTCCGTCGATGGCGACATATTTCCTTACTTCCGGTACCACCTTGGTCGATCCGATGCTATAGAGGCTTGTCCCCGCATCACCAACAAGGGAACGGCCCGGCTCGATCC from Rossellomorea marisflavi includes the following:
- a CDS encoding GNAT family N-acetyltransferase, which produces MLIRYKKAFEKIAMGLLSFMPSEKDLKKLQQTMKQYETDDNWQLFLWKEEDIVGLIGVQKEEGALEIHHISVNPSHRHEGIGKAMVKHLKDMYSELDVKPNEETASFFERCEGEMNE